Proteins encoded in a region of the Bacteroidota bacterium genome:
- the trxA gene encoding thioredoxin, whose translation MAAVQQLTDDTIAEVINNNPDKPILIDFWADWCGPCRIQGPIIDEVARTTGDSAIVAKVNVDENPAISGHLQIRSIPTLMIIKKNTVVEYLVGVQDATTLRATLARHTSMVTPS comes from the coding sequence ATGGCTGCAGTTCAGCAACTGACTGACGACACCATCGCAGAGGTGATTAACAACAATCCCGATAAACCCATTCTGATCGATTTCTGGGCCGACTGGTGTGGTCCCTGCCGTATTCAGGGTCCGATCATTGATGAAGTGGCCCGGACAACCGGCGATTCGGCCATTGTGGCCAAAGTGAATGTGGATGAAAATCCGGCTATTTCGGGCCATCTTCAGATCCGCAGCATTCCCACATTGATGATAATCAAAAAGAACACAGTGGTTGAATATCTGGTTGGTGTTCAGGATGCCACCACACTCAGAGCCACACTGGCCAGAC